From the Roseofilum casamattae BLCC-M143 genome, the window TACTTTTATCACCTCTGGAATTTCTCGATGGTAATCATTTAAGTTTACAACTGGATATTTGGAGTTATTTTCAAGAAGAAATATCACTTTGCAAAAAGTTATTACATAAAGTTAATTCTACAGTAGATGTAGATTGTTTTATAGTGATAGGAGATGGATATATAGATTTAGGACAATATGACAAAGCATTTGAAACATATCATAATGGACTAAAATTATCTCGTCAGATGAACGATTGTAATGGAGAGATCACTAGCTTGCTCTGTTTAGGTCTTATTTGTCACTATCAAGGTAAATATCATGAGGCAGTTAAATACTATCAGAAAGCTTTAAATACCAATATAAAAATTGAGGACTTAACAACTGACTATTTACTCCTCAAAGCCAAAATATTAGGAAACCTGGGAATGACTTATCATAATCTGGATAAGTATCGTGAATCAGTCGAATGCAATGAAAGTAGTTTAGTATTATTTCGTCAACTGGGCGATCGAAGAGGGGAAGCATTAGCATTGTTAGGTTTAGGACAAGATTACTATACTTTAGGTGATCATGAGCAAGCACTCCATTGTAGTCAACAAGCATTAGATGTTGCTCAAAAAATAGGCGATCGCTCAAGCGAAGCTAATGCTATAAATATTTTAGGAATGCTGTGTCGTGTTGATGATAATTATCAACAGGCCATCAATTTTCATCAACAGCAGATAGCGATTGCTCGTGAATTTGGTGGTTTGCGTGAAGAAGGCTATGCTATGGGTAATTTGAGCGTAGTTTACGAGAAATTAGGGGATTATATTCAATCGGCTAATTATGCTCAACAGTATCTTTCGATCTCTCAAAAACTTGGTGATAGAAGGGGAGAAGGTGCCGCATTACACTCTTTGGGAATTGCTTTATTAGAACTATCAAATTTAGTAGATTCCTTGGAAACGTTACAAAGTGCATTAGAAATTTTCCGAGCAGTTTCCAGTAAAAGTGAAGAGGCCGAAGTTCTCAAAGATTTAGCCATAG encodes:
- a CDS encoding tetratricopeptide repeat protein; protein product: MTNNETNLETTEEQSYQTEILPSSQLILEKLSIDQSNIKFIKPRWKRPHYRAIVNWLVKYQPFEGVSHLEKVRGYLEGFYHLCEVENWDSASKILLSPLEFLDGNHLSLQLDIWSYFQEEISLCKKLLHKVNSTVDVDCFIVIGDGYIDLGQYDKAFETYHNGLKLSRQMNDCNGEITSLLCLGLICHYQGKYHEAVKYYQKALNTNIKIEDLTTDYLLLKAKILGNLGMTYHNLDKYRESVECNESSLVLFRQLGDRRGEALALLGLGQDYYTLGDHEQALHCSQQALDVAQKIGDRSSEANAINILGMLCRVDDNYQQAINFHQQQIAIAREFGGLREEGYAMGNLSVVYEKLGDYIQSANYAQQYLSISQKLGDRRGEGAALHSLGIALLELSNLVDSLETLQSALEIFRAVSSKSEEAEVLKDLAI